One window of the Bradyrhizobium sp. NP1 genome contains the following:
- a CDS encoding branched-chain amino acid ABC transporter permease, whose amino-acid sequence MSAYVLSIVSLVGINIILALGLHLISGLCGQVSLGHAAFYGVGAYTAALLAKAGYPIGFTLPAAMAAAAVAGFVVGLCSLRVREDFLAIATMAAGFIFLGVVKQNDALGGEIGISGIATPSFGRDGFVALELVTTVLVILFCLHVRRSWLGFGFSAVADDDVAAQMIGVDNRVYKLTAFCIGTALAGLAGGFLAYYLRAVSPDAFGFTTSISVLCMVVLGGMQSITGCIVATTILTIMPELLRFADNYKLLIFGALLFLTMRFLPEGLGGLLALVRRKEAGSP is encoded by the coding sequence GTGAGCGCCTATGTTCTCTCGATCGTGTCGCTCGTCGGCATCAACATCATCCTGGCGCTCGGATTGCATCTGATTTCAGGGCTTTGCGGTCAGGTGAGCCTCGGCCATGCGGCATTCTACGGCGTAGGCGCCTATACCGCGGCCCTGCTGGCCAAGGCCGGATATCCGATCGGGTTCACGCTTCCGGCCGCCATGGCGGCGGCGGCCGTGGCTGGCTTTGTCGTCGGATTATGCAGCCTGCGCGTCCGCGAGGACTTTCTGGCGATCGCAACCATGGCGGCGGGCTTCATTTTCCTCGGCGTCGTCAAGCAGAACGATGCGCTGGGTGGCGAGATCGGGATCAGCGGCATCGCGACGCCTTCTTTCGGACGCGACGGCTTTGTCGCCCTCGAGCTGGTGACGACCGTCCTGGTGATCCTGTTTTGCCTGCACGTCCGGCGCAGCTGGCTCGGCTTCGGCTTTTCGGCTGTGGCCGACGACGACGTCGCGGCGCAGATGATCGGAGTCGACAACAGGGTCTACAAGCTGACGGCATTCTGCATCGGGACGGCGCTGGCAGGACTTGCGGGCGGTTTTCTGGCCTACTATCTGCGCGCCGTCAGCCCCGACGCCTTCGGCTTCACCACGTCGATTTCGGTGCTGTGCATGGTCGTGCTGGGCGGGATGCAATCCATCACCGGCTGCATCGTCGCGACGACGATCCTGACGATCATGCCGGAACTGCTGCGATTTGCCGACAACTACAAGCTCCTGATCTTCGGCGCGTTGCTGTTTCTCACCATGCGATTTCTGCCCGAAGGCCTTGGCGGTCTGCTCGCTCTGGTCAGGCGGAAGGAAGCCGGCTCGCCATGA
- a CDS encoding ABC transporter ATP-binding protein, translating to MTASDAAFPALEVKDIAVQFGGIRAIDHVSFAVGKGELVGLIGPNGAGKTTMLRVVSGQVRPQVGQVLLDGRDMRRFRVAQRARAGLGMSNQIVRPFRHLTILDNVALAVGHDRTASPLVAIGSVSRKRQREQAMELLALVGIASLAHAEPRSQPLGVLKRLEVARALAMKPVVLLLDEPLAGLNQAEAGKLADTILELNGGGVTIVLIEHNLAEAQRICRHFLVLDNGRKIADGPVAAVMADDAVITAYLGEGWRNAAH from the coding sequence ATGACCGCCAGCGACGCAGCGTTTCCCGCCCTTGAGGTGAAAGATATCGCCGTGCAATTCGGCGGCATCCGGGCGATCGATCATGTCTCGTTCGCCGTCGGCAAGGGCGAGCTCGTCGGACTGATTGGACCGAATGGCGCGGGCAAGACGACCATGCTGCGCGTCGTCTCGGGGCAGGTTCGGCCGCAGGTCGGCCAGGTCCTGCTCGATGGACGCGATATGCGCCGCTTCCGCGTGGCGCAGCGGGCGCGCGCGGGCCTCGGCATGTCCAATCAGATCGTCCGTCCGTTTCGCCATCTCACGATTCTCGACAACGTCGCGCTCGCCGTCGGGCACGACCGTACCGCGTCTCCCTTGGTGGCGATCGGAAGCGTCAGCCGCAAGCGGCAGCGAGAGCAGGCAATGGAGCTTCTTGCGCTCGTTGGGATCGCCTCGCTTGCGCATGCCGAGCCTCGCTCGCAGCCGCTTGGCGTCCTCAAGCGCCTGGAAGTCGCACGCGCACTCGCGATGAAGCCGGTCGTCCTGTTGCTCGACGAGCCGCTCGCCGGTCTCAACCAGGCCGAGGCCGGCAAGCTTGCCGATACGATCCTTGAGCTCAACGGCGGGGGGGTTACGATCGTGCTGATCGAGCACAACCTTGCGGAAGCACAACGCATCTGCCGGCATTTTCTCGTCCTCGATAACGGGCGAAAGATCGCCGACGGTCCGGTGGCCGCCGTGATGGCGGACGATGCGGTCATTACCGCCTATCTGGGTGAGGGGTGGCGGAATGCTGCGCATTGA
- a CDS encoding ABC transporter ATP-binding protein, whose amino-acid sequence MLRIENLTCRYGKIEAVSGISLEVGEAQIVALVGANGAGKSSTIQSVAGHVQRTEGRIYLAGEDITALPPRERVRKGVAVAPEGRRLFRDLTVRENLLMGGFCRPRERETANLGRVLDLFPRLAERMHSRADNLSGGEQQMVTIGRAMMSEPRLLMIDELSLGLMPKNVDLCYEAIERLRQQGLSILVVEQNTTKALQVAQHAYVLSSGRLIWSGSAAAARSDPSVVQAYIGSA is encoded by the coding sequence ATGCTGCGCATTGAGAACCTCACCTGCCGCTACGGCAAGATCGAAGCCGTGAGCGGGATCAGCCTCGAGGTGGGCGAGGCCCAGATCGTCGCGCTAGTCGGCGCCAACGGCGCCGGAAAATCCTCCACGATCCAGAGCGTCGCCGGGCACGTGCAGCGTACGGAAGGCCGCATCTACCTTGCTGGCGAGGATATCACCGCGCTGCCGCCGCGGGAGCGCGTCCGCAAAGGCGTTGCGGTCGCGCCCGAAGGCCGTCGGCTGTTTCGCGACCTGACGGTGCGCGAAAATCTGCTGATGGGCGGCTTCTGCCGCCCCCGCGAACGCGAGACGGCGAATCTAGGGCGGGTGCTCGACCTGTTTCCGCGACTGGCCGAGCGCATGCATTCCCGCGCGGACAACCTCTCCGGAGGCGAACAGCAGATGGTCACGATCGGACGGGCCATGATGTCGGAGCCGCGGCTCCTGATGATCGACGAATTGTCGCTGGGCCTGATGCCCAAAAACGTCGACCTCTGCTACGAGGCCATCGAGCGTCTCAGGCAGCAGGGCCTCTCGATCCTTGTGGTAGAACAGAACACCACCAAGGCGTTGCAGGTGGCGCAGCACGCCTATGTTCTTAGCTCCGGACGCTTGATCTGGAGCGGTAGTGCCGCAGCGGCTCGCAGTGACCCCTCAGTTGTTCAGGCCTATATTGGTTCAGCCTAG
- a CDS encoding TetR family transcriptional regulator encodes MNEAAKAKAKKGKVQRGAAGGQATRQHVLDTAERLFATHGPEAVSIRTIASEANVNLGAVNYHFTSKEKLFEEIFRRRVVPLNDQRLELLDNLLAQSGDKKLPALEKVVEAFVTPPLQLIADASGSGRALVVMQFLSHAFSSPGEAGFLEAYYEPVRTRYIEVLCQLLPHLAIEDVLWRYNYMVGAIIYAMGGPSRMTRLPRGLKRSERVRSGSADDAIRQLTTFAVAGFQAPSCGGPRPVISKSLEKGARQTAG; translated from the coding sequence GTGAATGAGGCGGCGAAGGCGAAGGCCAAGAAAGGAAAAGTCCAGCGAGGAGCGGCCGGCGGCCAGGCCACCCGGCAGCACGTGCTCGATACCGCCGAACGCTTGTTTGCGACGCACGGCCCCGAGGCGGTCTCGATCCGAACCATTGCGAGCGAGGCCAATGTCAATCTCGGCGCCGTCAACTATCATTTTACGTCGAAGGAGAAGCTGTTCGAGGAGATTTTTCGCCGCCGAGTCGTTCCGCTCAACGATCAGAGACTCGAACTGCTCGACAATCTTCTGGCGCAATCGGGCGACAAGAAACTGCCCGCGCTTGAAAAGGTCGTCGAAGCCTTCGTGACGCCTCCACTACAACTAATCGCCGATGCATCCGGCAGCGGCCGCGCGCTGGTCGTGATGCAGTTTCTTTCTCATGCGTTCTCAAGTCCCGGCGAAGCCGGGTTCCTCGAAGCCTATTACGAGCCAGTCCGTACGCGCTATATCGAGGTGTTGTGTCAGCTGTTGCCCCATCTTGCGATCGAGGACGTGCTCTGGCGCTACAACTACATGGTCGGCGCGATCATCTACGCCATGGGCGGCCCCTCGCGCATGACGCGGCTGCCGCGCGGGCTCAAGCGCTCTGAACGCGTCCGCTCCGGGAGCGCCGATGATGCGATCCGGCAATTGACGACCTTCGCGGTGGCCGGATTCCAGGCACCGTCCTGCGGTGGGCCTCGACCCGTCATATCGAAGTCGCTTGAAAAGGGCGCGCGACAGACCGCCGGCTAG
- a CDS encoding 3-keto-5-aminohexanoate cleavage protein — protein sequence MQSRTILTCAVTGGDDNAGRYSQLPVTPRQIAESSIEAAKAGAAIVHLHVRDPATGKPSMELALYREVVERIRSSETDVVINLTTGPGARFVPDITAVNAAAPGSNVRPAAERVRHIIELQPEICSLDMGTLNFGAGALINTPAQIKVIAAGIRQANVKAELEIFDTGHLALARQMIADGLVDEDAFFQIALGIPWGAPATPQSMMLMSHALPHGANWAAFGVGRSEFSMVAQAVLLGGHVRVGMEDNFFLDRGVQAKTNAQLVEKAAAIVHSLGGTLASPAEARAIIGIGKN from the coding sequence ATGCAGAGCAGAACGATCCTCACCTGTGCGGTTACCGGCGGTGACGACAATGCCGGTCGTTATTCGCAGTTGCCGGTCACGCCCCGGCAGATCGCCGAATCCTCGATCGAGGCGGCGAAGGCGGGTGCCGCGATCGTGCATCTTCATGTTCGTGACCCCGCGACGGGCAAGCCGAGCATGGAGCTCGCGCTCTATCGCGAGGTGGTCGAGCGGATTCGTTCGTCCGAAACCGACGTCGTGATCAACCTGACCACCGGTCCGGGTGCGCGCTTCGTGCCCGACATCACCGCGGTAAACGCTGCGGCGCCCGGTTCCAATGTGCGGCCGGCGGCCGAACGCGTGCGGCACATCATCGAGCTTCAGCCGGAAATCTGCAGTCTCGACATGGGCACGCTGAATTTCGGCGCCGGCGCGCTGATCAACACGCCGGCGCAGATCAAGGTTATCGCGGCGGGCATCCGGCAGGCCAACGTGAAGGCGGAGCTGGAGATCTTCGATACCGGTCATCTTGCGCTCGCGCGCCAGATGATCGCCGACGGGCTGGTCGATGAGGACGCCTTCTTCCAGATCGCGCTCGGGATTCCCTGGGGCGCGCCGGCGACGCCGCAATCCATGATGCTGATGAGCCACGCGCTGCCGCATGGCGCAAACTGGGCGGCCTTCGGCGTCGGACGCTCGGAATTTTCGATGGTCGCGCAAGCCGTGCTGCTCGGTGGCCATGTGCGCGTCGGGATGGAAGACAATTTCTTTCTTGATCGGGGTGTGCAGGCAAAGACCAATGCGCAGCTCGTGGAGAAAGCCGCCGCAATCGTCCACTCGCTCGGGGGGACGCTGGCCTCGCCGGCAGAGGCGCGCGCGATCATTGGCATTGGAAAGAACTGA
- a CDS encoding carbon-nitrogen hydrolase family protein, with protein MAGLTVACVQLNPGDDLAANVATASEFIRQAAVGGAQFVALPEFCTFLHRSGTAMRAAAKPEDEHPGLQGLLVAARDSGVWLLAGSIVVKSEDDAGRLANRSYLISPEGACVATYDKLHMFDAILPDGRETLESRSYRAGRHAVVVRLPSATLGLSICYDLRFPSLYRALARSGADILMVPSAFAAATGKAHWHTLLRARAIENGCFVVAPATCGMHPGGWQTFGHSMIVDPWGEILAESGQSPGLATATIDLSAVASTRSQLPTLRSDVSFDVEEFDSTNPVKRPSDELSHH; from the coding sequence ATGGCTGGACTCACGGTCGCATGCGTGCAACTCAATCCGGGCGACGATCTCGCGGCAAACGTCGCGACGGCATCTGAATTCATTCGGCAGGCGGCGGTAGGCGGGGCGCAATTCGTCGCGCTGCCGGAGTTCTGCACTTTCCTGCATCGGAGCGGAACTGCGATGCGGGCCGCGGCCAAGCCGGAAGACGAGCATCCGGGCCTGCAGGGATTGCTGGTTGCGGCACGAGATTCCGGCGTCTGGCTGCTTGCGGGCAGTATTGTCGTGAAGTCGGAGGACGACGCCGGCCGCCTCGCCAATCGCAGCTATCTGATTTCGCCGGAAGGCGCATGTGTTGCGACCTACGACAAGCTGCATATGTTCGACGCGATCCTGCCCGACGGAAGGGAGACTCTGGAATCGCGCTCCTATCGCGCAGGCCGGCATGCGGTGGTCGTCCGTCTTCCTTCGGCCACGCTTGGCCTCAGCATCTGCTACGACCTGCGGTTTCCCTCATTATATCGCGCGCTTGCGCGCTCGGGCGCGGACATCCTGATGGTGCCTTCGGCGTTTGCGGCCGCGACCGGCAAAGCCCATTGGCACACCTTGTTGCGGGCGCGCGCGATCGAGAACGGATGCTTTGTCGTGGCGCCCGCGACGTGCGGCATGCATCCGGGCGGATGGCAGACGTTCGGCCACTCCATGATCGTCGATCCCTGGGGCGAGATCCTCGCCGAGAGCGGTCAATCGCCCGGCCTTGCGACGGCGACGATCGATCTTTCCGCGGTCGCCAGCACGCGGTCGCAGCTGCCGACGCTGCGCTCCGATGTGAGCTTCGACGTCGAGGAATTTGATTCCACAAACCCGGTCAAGAGGCCGTCAGATGAACTCTCCCATCACTAA
- a CDS encoding cupin domain-containing protein has protein sequence MNSPITNAPQLRSNFVDARSMPWQSTDFEGIEMKILYKDNEGRSTILFKLAPGAVVPLHEHTDLEQTFMLEGALEDDEGVVAAGNFVWRPGGNMHIARAPNGALFLSVFNRPNRFFDGTKFFTAKS, from the coding sequence ATGAACTCTCCCATCACTAACGCTCCCCAGTTGCGATCGAACTTCGTCGACGCGCGGTCGATGCCGTGGCAATCAACCGATTTCGAGGGCATCGAAATGAAGATCCTCTACAAAGACAATGAAGGCCGCTCGACCATCCTGTTCAAATTGGCTCCGGGCGCCGTCGTGCCGCTGCATGAACACACCGACCTTGAACAGACCTTCATGCTCGAAGGGGCGCTCGAGGATGACGAGGGCGTGGTTGCGGCCGGCAACTTTGTCTGGCGTCCGGGCGGCAACATGCATATTGCGCGCGCGCCGAACGGCGCTCTCTTCCTGTCAGTGTTCAATCGGCCGAACCGGTTTTTCGACGGAACCAAGTTCTTCACCGCCAAGAGTTGA
- a CDS encoding ABC transporter ATP-binding protein, whose protein sequence is MTEGLQTPVALNMKRVEKTYMLANGTSAIALAPVTTRVFAGEFVSFVGPSGCGKTTLLKMCAGLVSPSRGHVGLGETDVPVGPGSYGFVFQSAALLPWKTVLANVMLPANILHLDKQQARQRALQLLDMVKLSRAPNKYPHELSGGMQQRVSIARAMLHDPELIFMDEPFGALDAMTREELNIELQRLHQKNRKTVLFVTHDIDEAVLLSDRILVLSAGPGRVVAELKIDLPRPRSAADKLSPEFRRYALEIRALLDEQRDPAEEMH, encoded by the coding sequence ATGACCGAGGGCTTGCAGACGCCCGTCGCGCTCAATATGAAACGCGTCGAAAAGACCTATATGCTCGCGAACGGCACGTCGGCGATCGCGCTCGCGCCAGTCACGACGCGAGTTTTCGCCGGCGAGTTCGTGAGTTTCGTCGGTCCCAGCGGCTGCGGCAAGACGACGCTGCTCAAGATGTGCGCCGGGCTCGTATCGCCCTCGCGCGGACATGTCGGCCTGGGGGAAACCGACGTCCCGGTAGGGCCCGGCTCCTATGGCTTCGTCTTCCAGTCGGCCGCGCTGCTGCCGTGGAAGACGGTGCTCGCAAATGTGATGCTGCCCGCGAACATTCTTCACCTCGACAAGCAGCAAGCGAGGCAACGCGCGCTGCAATTGCTCGACATGGTGAAGCTGTCGCGGGCGCCGAACAAATATCCGCACGAGCTGTCCGGCGGCATGCAGCAGCGCGTATCGATCGCGCGCGCCATGCTGCATGATCCCGAGCTGATCTTCATGGATGAACCGTTCGGCGCGCTCGACGCCATGACGCGCGAGGAGTTGAACATCGAACTGCAGAGACTGCATCAGAAGAACCGCAAGACGGTGCTTTTCGTGACCCATGACATCGACGAAGCCGTCCTGCTCTCGGACCGCATTCTCGTTCTGTCTGCCGGCCCGGGCCGCGTGGTCGCCGAGCTGAAGATCGACCTGCCGCGGCCGCGAAGTGCCGCCGACAAGCTGTCGCCGGAGTTCCGGCGCTACGCCCTTGAAATCCGGGCCCTGCTGGATGAACAGCGCGATCCTGCCGAGGAGATGCATTGA
- a CDS encoding ABC transporter permease, which produces MSVTSDTHQDRKVAAGEAPSLPRPQFNIPTRLSSFILVVLLLGLAEYAARGGHVSRLILPAPSEVVSVLWDGFKSGFLLEHVLSSTYSTLVGFLLGAAIAIGAAGFLATIPALEKILTPFIVAFQSLPKIAIAPLIVLWLGFGDLSKMTIVIVVCFFPIMINALQGFKIRDRNHYELFKSLGATRMQMFFGLRLPHAIPYIFAGLHIGAIFALIGTVVAEFVGTDKGLGYVMLQAKANFDVPSVYACLALLMLMGILLNALMSFLERKVSFWANDVSAMP; this is translated from the coding sequence ATGTCGGTGACTTCGGATACACATCAGGACCGGAAAGTCGCCGCCGGCGAGGCTCCGTCGTTGCCAAGGCCTCAATTCAATATCCCGACCCGGCTCTCGTCGTTCATTCTGGTCGTGCTGTTGCTTGGCTTGGCCGAATATGCCGCCAGGGGCGGCCACGTCTCCCGCCTCATCCTGCCGGCGCCGAGCGAAGTCGTGTCCGTTCTGTGGGACGGCTTCAAATCCGGCTTCCTTCTCGAACATGTGCTGTCTTCGACCTATTCGACTCTCGTCGGTTTCCTGCTGGGCGCGGCGATCGCGATCGGCGCCGCCGGATTTCTCGCCACGATCCCGGCTCTCGAGAAGATATTGACGCCCTTCATCGTCGCTTTTCAAAGCCTGCCCAAGATCGCAATTGCGCCCCTGATCGTGCTTTGGCTCGGTTTCGGCGACCTCTCGAAAATGACGATCGTGATCGTCGTCTGTTTCTTCCCGATCATGATCAATGCGCTGCAGGGCTTCAAGATCCGCGACCGCAACCATTACGAGCTGTTCAAGTCGCTTGGCGCCACGCGCATGCAGATGTTCTTCGGGCTGCGCCTTCCGCACGCCATTCCCTACATCTTCGCCGGCCTCCATATCGGCGCGATTTTTGCCCTGATCGGAACCGTGGTCGCCGAGTTCGTCGGCACCGACAAGGGACTTGGCTACGTCATGTTGCAAGCCAAGGCCAATTTCGACGTTCCTTCCGTGTATGCGTGCCTGGCGCTGTTGATGCTCATGGGCATTCTGCTGAATGCGTTGATGAGCTTTCTCGAAAGGAAAGTCTCGTTCTGGGCGAACGACGTGAGCGCGATGCCGTAG
- a CDS encoding ABC transporter substrate-binding protein, with the protein MFCYGRVYSIGISTMSAALLWLVAAVPLRAQTAITVAMPTAVLQPLTAYYTSIPATLFWKEEGLDVTILALSGANTAAQALDANRAQVAFTANTALFSLLQAYPDTNLVAFYTFIQNFQSMPRVLPDSPVKTVGDLEGKTVGLQSLGNSQVQTTKALVKQAGKDPNSIKFVAVGEGAEAAYALKTGRVDALALFDGLYALIEAEGTPMRKLESDAASPDRVGFQSSIFTKRSYLEQHRDVLVKLGRGVAKATIFAEENPEAAVRIHWKVYPATRARGSSDEQAMRLSLATLRARLKNVTVVDGLIGNASRDQIAGYMQLIIDGGVLKQPLDIDKLWTPSLLKEINDFDKEAVRRMAREWKP; encoded by the coding sequence ATGTTCTGCTACGGTCGCGTCTACTCGATCGGGATTTCGACAATGTCGGCCGCTTTGCTGTGGCTCGTCGCGGCAGTTCCTCTGCGCGCGCAGACAGCGATCACCGTTGCGATGCCGACGGCGGTACTGCAGCCGCTGACCGCATACTACACATCGATTCCCGCGACGCTGTTCTGGAAGGAAGAGGGGCTCGACGTCACGATCCTGGCGCTGAGCGGGGCCAACACGGCGGCGCAGGCGCTCGATGCGAACCGGGCTCAGGTCGCCTTCACCGCCAATACCGCATTGTTCTCGTTGTTGCAGGCCTATCCCGACACCAACCTGGTCGCGTTCTACACCTTCATCCAGAACTTCCAGAGCATGCCGCGGGTTCTGCCGGATAGCCCGGTAAAGACCGTGGGCGATCTGGAAGGAAAAACCGTCGGCCTGCAGTCGCTTGGCAATTCCCAGGTGCAGACCACCAAAGCCCTCGTCAAGCAGGCGGGCAAGGATCCCAACAGCATCAAATTCGTCGCCGTCGGCGAGGGCGCGGAAGCAGCCTATGCGCTGAAAACCGGACGGGTCGACGCGCTGGCGCTGTTCGATGGCCTTTACGCGCTGATCGAGGCGGAGGGCACGCCGATGCGCAAGCTCGAGAGCGACGCCGCTTCGCCGGACCGGGTGGGCTTTCAGTCATCCATCTTTACCAAGCGCAGCTATCTAGAGCAGCATCGGGATGTGCTCGTGAAGCTCGGTCGCGGCGTGGCCAAGGCAACGATCTTCGCGGAAGAAAACCCGGAAGCCGCAGTCCGCATTCACTGGAAGGTCTACCCGGCGACCAGGGCGCGCGGCAGTTCCGACGAGCAGGCGATGCGATTGAGCCTTGCCACGCTCCGAGCCCGGCTGAAGAACGTGACCGTGGTTGACGGTTTGATCGGCAATGCGAGCCGCGATCAGATCGCAGGCTATATGCAGCTGATCATCGACGGCGGCGTGCTGAAGCAGCCGCTCGATATCGACAAGCTCTGGACGCCCTCGCTTCTGAAAGAGATCAACGATTTCGATAAGGAAGCGGTCCGGCGCATGGCGCGCGAATGGAAGCCGTGA
- a CDS encoding CapA family protein produces MNSTFCLTAVGDVYLAKRLRDESHPGFLEVASLLRAGEARFGNIEMLLHDYDSAPAAQCQGAWAAAPTHLAEEIDWLGVNLASLAHNHTSDYGHGGVASTRQALDRLKITHAGTGLHLAAARAPSYLETSSGRCALIAATSTFLPQAPAGYQRADALGRPGVNPLRFETVYEVDDTAFKALERLLAEIPARPLRGHREGPMQHRGAADGALDFMGNRFVQAKAFAVRSRCNLVDLVEICASVAEARSQADWVVVSIHSHEYDRTQEEPPAFVTEFSRAAIDAGADIVIGHGPHVLRGVEVYNGRPILYSLGAFVFQPYLFPQQPADFYEALGLDRDASLEDAYALRSKGGGFFENRKFWETVVVRCEFGPAETRLVFHPIDLLTGIEDTTGLPMVAKGEQGLAILNRLIGLSEPLTQRFTIDRNACTATLVIHRNQSKSS; encoded by the coding sequence GTGAATTCGACGTTCTGCCTTACCGCCGTCGGCGACGTCTATCTGGCGAAGCGGCTGCGCGACGAAAGCCATCCCGGCTTTCTCGAAGTCGCAAGCCTGCTGCGCGCCGGCGAGGCCCGGTTCGGCAATATCGAGATGCTGCTGCACGACTACGACAGCGCGCCGGCCGCGCAATGCCAGGGTGCGTGGGCGGCAGCCCCCACGCATCTCGCGGAGGAGATCGACTGGCTCGGCGTCAACCTCGCGTCGCTTGCCCATAATCACACCAGCGATTACGGCCATGGCGGCGTGGCGAGCACACGGCAGGCGCTCGATCGGCTGAAGATCACTCACGCCGGCACCGGCCTTCATCTCGCGGCCGCGCGGGCGCCGAGCTATCTCGAAACGTCGTCGGGGCGATGTGCGCTGATCGCCGCGACCTCGACATTTCTGCCGCAGGCGCCTGCGGGATATCAGCGCGCCGATGCCTTGGGACGGCCGGGGGTGAACCCGCTTCGCTTCGAGACGGTCTATGAAGTCGACGATACAGCCTTCAAGGCGCTGGAACGGCTGCTTGCCGAAATTCCCGCAAGACCCCTCAGGGGTCATCGCGAAGGCCCAATGCAACACCGCGGCGCCGCCGATGGCGCTCTCGACTTCATGGGCAATCGGTTCGTGCAGGCGAAAGCCTTCGCGGTCCGTTCACGCTGCAATCTGGTCGATCTGGTTGAAATCTGCGCATCCGTCGCGGAGGCGAGAAGCCAAGCCGATTGGGTCGTGGTGAGCATTCACTCGCACGAATACGACCGGACGCAAGAGGAGCCGCCGGCGTTCGTCACCGAATTCAGCCGCGCCGCGATCGACGCCGGGGCCGATATCGTGATCGGGCATGGCCCGCATGTGCTGCGCGGCGTTGAGGTCTATAATGGCCGGCCGATCCTCTACAGCCTCGGCGCCTTCGTTTTCCAGCCCTATCTGTTTCCCCAGCAACCTGCCGACTTCTATGAGGCGCTCGGGCTCGATCGCGACGCGAGCCTTGAGGACGCCTATGCGCTGCGCAGCAAAGGCGGCGGCTTCTTCGAAAACCGCAAATTCTGGGAGACGGTTGTCGTTCGCTGCGAATTCGGCCCGGCTGAAACCCGTCTCGTCTTCCATCCGATCGATCTCTTGACCGGTATCGAGGACACCACGGGCCTGCCCATGGTCGCCAAGGGAGAGCAGGGGCTTGCAATCCTGAATCGATTGATCGGGCTCAGCGAACCCCTGACACAACGCTTCACCATCGATCGCAACGCCTGCACCGCAACGCTCGTCATCCACCGCAACCAATCCAAATCATCGTAG
- a CDS encoding aspartate/glutamate racemase family protein, translated as MKDFISATQALCDRAAAPGTKVEVRGTTEGALGDQFRLFWHYDVREIIANALNVRKSGGYDAFVLANSLDPALVELREMLDIPVVSFMEVCCFISCTMGERFGLVVPNRKMTARYREIPIGYGLRDRLASVEAIEFDNIRGFNDVFVDEKLGDRCVDQILAASRRAIDNGAEVVIPAGPPATLLAQRGIFKLGGVPLLDSYSLLVKAAEMMVSMHKLTGVHVSRHLLYEAPSSEYIQRVANVRNIDALRAG; from the coding sequence ATGAAGGATTTCATCAGCGCCACCCAGGCGCTTTGCGATCGTGCTGCCGCGCCCGGCACGAAAGTGGAGGTGCGCGGCACCACCGAGGGTGCGCTCGGCGACCAGTTCCGGCTGTTCTGGCACTATGATGTACGCGAGATCATCGCTAACGCGCTCAACGTTCGCAAATCGGGAGGCTATGACGCGTTCGTGCTGGCGAACTCGCTCGACCCGGCGCTGGTCGAGCTGCGCGAAATGCTCGATATTCCCGTCGTCTCCTTCATGGAAGTGTGCTGCTTCATCTCCTGCACGATGGGAGAGCGTTTCGGTCTCGTCGTCCCTAACCGGAAAATGACCGCGCGATATCGTGAAATCCCGATCGGCTACGGCTTGCGGGACCGGCTCGCCTCGGTCGAGGCGATCGAGTTTGACAATATCCGCGGCTTCAACGACGTCTTCGTCGACGAAAAGCTCGGCGACCGCTGCGTCGATCAAATTCTGGCGGCCAGCCGGCGTGCGATCGACAATGGTGCGGAAGTCGTCATTCCGGCTGGCCCGCCGGCGACGCTGCTGGCGCAACGCGGAATATTCAAGCTCGGCGGCGTGCCGCTGCTCGACAGTTACAGCCTGCTGGTGAAGGCGGCGGAAATGATGGTGTCGATGCACAAGCTGACGGGCGTGCATGTCAGCCGGCATCTTCTCTATGAAGCGCCGAGCTCCGAATACATCCAGCGGGTAGCCAATGTCCGCAACATCGACGCTCTCCGCGCCGGCTAA
- a CDS encoding antibiotic biosynthesis monooxygenase: MEKKIMLVVEFEIKPEHRDKFLTLIHGHARRTRSREEACLQFDVLIPQEKGNKVFLVEAYKDSQSLDSHFKNSGLDYVREIYKDWIVSRTITICDNLI, from the coding sequence ATGGAAAAGAAAATCATGCTTGTGGTCGAGTTCGAGATCAAGCCCGAGCATCGCGACAAGTTTCTGACGCTCATTCATGGCCATGCGCGCCGGACGCGAAGCCGGGAGGAGGCGTGCCTGCAGTTTGACGTCCTCATTCCGCAGGAGAAAGGCAACAAGGTCTTCCTGGTCGAGGCCTACAAGGACAGCCAGTCGCTCGACAGCCACTTCAAGAACTCCGGGCTGGATTACGTGCGCGAGATCTACAAGGACTGGATCGTCAGTCGCACCATCACGATCTGCGATAATCTGATCTGA